In Candidatus Poribacteria bacterium, the following are encoded in one genomic region:
- a CDS encoding sulfotransferase domain-containing protein, whose product MESFRKIQLMIVGAQKAGTSSLLRYLAQHPDIHTHAQPELTFFLQTREYTRGYEWAFAKYFVGENSHDDIKDKQLIAKNVMVMHSPEVMQRIYEHNPEIHLVVLLREPVARAYSAYWWARRRGWENIKTYEEALAAEEARLNEDWFKWRQCAYQYNGIYYPHVKNLMAQFGTHHVHCILTDDLKNDAEIVCQQLFDCMGVSTDFSPIISERHNQATLPRSEKFNFLFTQFLASHNPLRRVIRKFLPDATAYKLRKAVLDWNDKPQKDMESVPPPLNPETRERQMAYFQPFNDQLAELLGRDLSSWNL is encoded by the coding sequence ATGGAAAGTTTTCGAAAAATCCAGTTGATGATTGTTGGTGCACAGAAGGCTGGAACCTCTTCGCTCCTTCGTTACTTGGCACAGCATCCCGATATCCATACGCATGCACAACCAGAACTGACATTCTTCCTACAGACGCGTGAGTACACACGCGGATATGAATGGGCGTTTGCGAAGTACTTTGTTGGAGAGAATTCCCACGACGATATTAAAGATAAACAGTTGATCGCCAAGAATGTGATGGTGATGCATTCACCCGAAGTTATGCAACGGATTTATGAACACAACCCTGAGATACACCTCGTTGTACTCCTACGGGAGCCGGTGGCACGAGCGTATTCTGCCTATTGGTGGGCTCGCCGGAGAGGTTGGGAGAACATCAAAACTTATGAAGAGGCACTTGCCGCCGAGGAGGCGCGTTTGAACGAAGACTGGTTTAAATGGCGACAATGTGCTTATCAATACAACGGTATCTATTATCCACATGTCAAGAATTTGATGGCGCAATTTGGCACCCATCACGTGCATTGTATCTTAACTGACGATTTGAAGAATGACGCCGAAATTGTCTGTCAACAGCTCTTTGATTGTATGGGTGTTAGTACCGATTTCAGTCCCATAATAAGTGAACGGCATAACCAAGCCACGCTGCCACGTTCCGAGAAATTCAACTTTCTTTTTACACAATTTCTGGCATCTCACAATCCTCTCCGAAGGGTCATTCGGAAATTTCTGCCGGATGCTACGGCTTACAAGTTGAGAAAAGCCGTTTTGGACTGGAACGACAAACCCCAGAAAGATATGGAATCCGTTCCGCCGCCACTCAATCCTGAGACACGCGAACGCCAGATGGCGTATTTTCAGCCATTTAACGATCAATTGGCTGAATTATTAGGCAGGGACCTTTCTTCTTGGAATTTATGA
- a CDS encoding sulfotransferase encodes MSYALFEGRPVTTKGRWINPLVFSILKTVSATKNRYKSIEKPIFILGTGRSGTTILGIVLSMHREVGYLNEPKALWHVVHPHEDIIGNYSRADAKYRLTAEEATDEMRRRAAQMFGAYLTVTRAKRIVDKYPELIFRVDFVRALFPDARFIFLVRNGWDTCHSIAAWSKRLGVQVNGEKHDWWGVNDRKWKLIVEQLVKTDSVFAEMADDIKHFDRHLDRATIEWILTMQEGLRLMQTDDDIHLVRFEDLTSEPDKTLTALCNFCELPPDNTFQDYARQTLHPVPARNPFDIHPKIAPLFHDTMRELGYNT; translated from the coding sequence ATGAGTTATGCACTCTTTGAAGGGCGCCCCGTAACGACTAAAGGTCGTTGGATAAATCCGCTCGTTTTTTCTATCTTGAAGACAGTTTCTGCGACTAAAAACAGATACAAGTCAATTGAAAAACCTATCTTCATTTTAGGCACAGGACGCAGCGGCACCACAATACTCGGTATAGTACTTTCTATGCACAGGGAAGTCGGTTATCTCAACGAACCGAAAGCGTTATGGCACGTTGTTCATCCACATGAAGACATTATCGGAAACTACAGTCGAGCCGACGCAAAATATCGTCTTACGGCGGAAGAGGCAACTGACGAAATGCGGCGACGGGCTGCTCAGATGTTTGGCGCTTATTTGACAGTAACCCGTGCAAAACGCATCGTTGATAAGTATCCGGAACTCATCTTCAGGGTTGATTTCGTACGTGCCCTATTTCCTGATGCCCGTTTTATCTTTCTCGTACGCAATGGCTGGGATACCTGTCATTCAATCGCAGCTTGGTCGAAGCGGCTTGGCGTTCAAGTCAATGGTGAAAAACATGACTGGTGGGGGGTCAATGACCGGAAATGGAAACTTATCGTCGAGCAACTTGTTAAAACGGATTCGGTCTTTGCTGAAATGGCTGATGATATTAAACATTTTGACCGACATCTTGACAGGGCAACCATAGAATGGATACTCACCATGCAGGAGGGGCTCCGTCTCATGCAAACTGATGATGATATACATCTCGTCCGTTTCGAGGATTTGACATCAGAGCCAGACAAAACGCTCACCGCATTATGCAACTTCTGTGAATTGCCGCCAGACAACACTTTCCAAGACTATGCTCGGCAGACTTTGCATCCCGTACCCGCGAGAAACCCGTTTGATATTCATCCAAAAATCGCTCCCCTTTTCCATGATACTATGAGAGAACTGGGGTATAATACTTAA
- a CDS encoding sulfotransferase — protein sequence MVFVVGNSRSGTTMMGRILGKHPSVYTFGELHFFGQLCAPPFSSVVGKKEIEKLASQLFCIQREGYRTHGNPRRFVGEAQTFLGGLTIYPDTSAALFDAFLHHEAAENDKAIPCDQTPRNVFYIADILELYPNSRIINMIRDPRDVLLSQKRKWKRRFLGGSDMPMKETLRDWMNYHPITISHIWRTAVSAADRFAQHERVVSVYFEELLRHPEVTVKHLCDFVGMTYTNEMLQVPQVGSSVAEDQPQQLGINPHRAHSWQNGELSAVEIYFNQKINAALMKKHSYNPVSIQPNIASLMLHLLTFPVKLGGAFLFNLDRMKSVRQTLKRRF from the coding sequence ATGGTATTTGTTGTAGGGAATAGCCGCAGTGGCACAACGATGATGGGTCGGATTTTAGGAAAACATCCAAGTGTTTATACCTTTGGCGAACTCCACTTCTTCGGTCAGTTATGTGCGCCACCTTTTTCATCAGTCGTAGGGAAAAAAGAGATAGAAAAACTCGCTTCACAACTCTTCTGTATTCAACGGGAGGGGTATCGCACACACGGAAACCCACGCCGTTTTGTAGGCGAAGCACAGACATTTCTTGGTGGTCTAACGATCTATCCGGATACGTCAGCCGCGCTCTTTGACGCCTTTCTCCATCATGAGGCTGCCGAAAACGATAAGGCTATCCCTTGTGACCAGACACCCCGTAATGTCTTTTATATTGCGGATATTCTTGAGCTTTACCCGAATTCAAGGATCATTAACATGATTCGGGACCCGCGGGATGTGCTTCTATCCCAGAAAAGGAAATGGAAACGCCGATTTCTCGGTGGAAGCGATATGCCTATGAAAGAGACACTTCGTGATTGGATGAACTATCATCCCATAACCATTAGCCATATCTGGCGAACCGCTGTCAGTGCTGCTGATCGGTTTGCGCAACACGAACGTGTTGTGTCTGTCTACTTTGAGGAGCTCCTCAGACACCCTGAAGTAACTGTCAAACATCTCTGTGATTTTGTTGGTATGACTTACACCAACGAGATGCTCCAAGTCCCGCAAGTCGGTTCTTCTGTCGCAGAAGATCAGCCGCAACAACTCGGTATCAATCCGCACCGAGCACACAGTTGGCAGAATGGGGAACTCAGTGCGGTTGAAATCTATTTCAACCAAAAGATAAATGCAGCCCTTATGAAGAAACATAGTTATAATCCCGTCTCAATACAACCTAATATCGCGAGTTTGATGCTTCATCTATTGACGTTTCCAGTGAAATTAGGTGGAGCGTTCCTCTTTAATCTTGACCGGATGAAAAGTGTCCGTCAAACCCTAAAAAGACGGTTTTAG
- a CDS encoding sugar transferase, with product MPFLSRSIDQIGKDAGKTGLQASPKISKTGTLVERLSSFYATRGKHLFDAIAAFLLIIIFAPLMGVIAILIKLTSRGAIFFSHKRVGLNNELFVIHKFRSLHVDTPSYSEKPGAIDDKRITPIGRWLRKTSLDELPQLFNVLKGEMSLVGPRPEMPFLAKDYESWENQRHLVRPGMTGLWQLSPRRQGTIRDGISVDLEYIENLSFWNDFKILLRTFKVFWDNNTY from the coding sequence ATGCCATTCCTATCAAGAAGCATAGACCAGATAGGAAAAGATGCAGGCAAAACTGGCTTGCAAGCTTCGCCAAAAATATCAAAGACAGGGACTCTTGTGGAACGACTTTCCTCTTTCTACGCAACGCGTGGCAAACATTTGTTCGATGCTATCGCCGCATTTCTCCTTATTATTATTTTTGCCCCTCTAATGGGGGTAATTGCCATTCTAATTAAGCTCACCTCACGCGGTGCAATCTTTTTCTCACACAAGCGGGTTGGGTTGAACAACGAACTGTTTGTTATCCACAAGTTTCGGAGTCTCCATGTCGATACGCCGTCCTATTCCGAGAAACCTGGCGCAATCGATGATAAACGCATTACACCGATCGGTAGGTGGCTCCGTAAGACAAGTTTGGATGAATTACCCCAACTTTTCAATGTGCTAAAGGGGGAAATGAGCCTGGTGGGTCCGCGTCCAGAAATGCCCTTTCTTGCTAAAGATTATGAGTCGTGGGAAAATCAACGCCATCTCGTCCGTCCGGGGATGACGGGTCTCTGGCAGTTGAGTCCGCGTCGGCAAGGAACAATTCGAGATGGCATCTCTGTTGATTTGGAGTACATTGAGAATCTCTCTTTCTGGAACGATTTTAAAATCCTCCTCCGAACTTTCAAAGTCTTTTGGGATAACAACACCTACTAA
- a CDS encoding capsule assembly Wzi family protein, which translates to MKILKKIRASSKPRWQSALFRKPTRGLRCNRKPAAQTLLTTAARRWLMVILLMAALVLVSVSATVEAASLINVPLNPDLSDFNRETYRFVHRLLNKRVLPGIRRGSLPLTRKQVVSYLLEVTRKQKNGEITLSAIDRKRLNALLTFYREVRENSEQVVDQKDRELKKQSPSGNRRLHLMTMAGKNYRFSFDLRASQRVIAHLVDNVSEEQPAEGNMHVTTVYPHLYGQVGETFAFTTDTAQRFVYGEFFDDFFPDEAKTNFGRSKVALKNRTAINAYLKFNLPWFELQLGQDTLQWGPGYHDSLLVSKNPIAMDMIKLQATYGSATFTAFTGILEDMSQDINQKYISGHRAEGYFWDRFGFGLSEVVVYGDRFEPGYLNPVTIYLISEQPISRADGRVTGSGDNVLMSVDMRLRIVDDFEIYGELMVDDGNPAVNFKHWDTKFGILGGIYLTDPFGISDTDFHAEYAFINQYAYTHVNPVNVYKHFTTPIGHQIGSDADNLWMELRRRWTDRLETIFGYELERHGSGNIDKQHPADAPEDDIWTPLSGITESEHRLSVGANWVVIGHYSLYAEWARVWRQNVGNRPDVRENANEIEAKFLYRFP; encoded by the coding sequence ATGAAAATACTTAAGAAAATCCGTGCAAGTTCCAAACCCAGGTGGCAATCAGCATTGTTCCGCAAGCCCACACGCGGCTTGCGTTGCAATCGGAAACCCGCAGCACAGACCCTGTTGACGACGGCTGCCCGCCGATGGCTGATGGTTATTTTGCTGATGGCTGCTTTAGTGTTAGTCTCAGTTTCTGCAACGGTGGAGGCTGCCTCGCTTATCAATGTTCCGCTCAATCCGGACTTGTCTGACTTTAATCGTGAAACCTATCGCTTTGTTCATCGTTTACTTAATAAGCGGGTTTTGCCCGGCATTCGGCGTGGTTCGTTACCACTCACCCGTAAACAGGTCGTCTCCTATCTGTTAGAGGTGACTCGGAAACAGAAAAACGGCGAAATCACATTGAGTGCTATTGACCGAAAACGGCTGAACGCTCTATTGACATTTTATCGCGAAGTTCGTGAGAATTCGGAACAGGTTGTAGACCAAAAAGACCGTGAACTTAAAAAACAGAGTCCGTCCGGAAACCGACGGTTACACCTAATGACAATGGCGGGCAAAAACTATCGTTTTTCTTTCGATCTGAGAGCCTCACAACGCGTTATCGCCCACCTTGTTGATAATGTGTCGGAGGAACAGCCTGCTGAAGGAAACATGCATGTTACCACCGTCTATCCACATCTCTATGGACAGGTGGGGGAAACGTTCGCCTTTACGACCGATACAGCACAGAGGTTCGTTTATGGTGAGTTTTTTGATGATTTCTTTCCTGACGAGGCAAAAACTAATTTTGGGCGATCAAAGGTTGCGCTCAAAAATCGAACTGCCATTAATGCCTATCTGAAGTTTAACTTGCCGTGGTTTGAGCTGCAACTTGGACAGGATACCCTTCAGTGGGGACCTGGCTATCATGACAGCCTTTTAGTCTCCAAAAACCCGATCGCCATGGACATGATTAAACTTCAAGCTACCTATGGATCCGCGACCTTCACCGCATTCACCGGTATACTGGAGGATATGTCGCAAGACATCAATCAGAAGTATATTTCGGGGCACAGAGCTGAGGGGTATTTCTGGGATAGGTTCGGTTTTGGTCTTTCTGAAGTCGTCGTCTACGGCGACCGTTTTGAACCCGGGTATTTGAACCCAGTCACTATCTATCTGATTAGCGAGCAACCCATCTCACGGGCAGATGGGCGCGTCACCGGCAGCGGGGACAACGTCCTTATGAGTGTGGATATGCGGCTTCGGATTGTGGACGATTTTGAAATTTATGGCGAACTGATGGTTGATGATGGGAACCCCGCAGTGAATTTTAAACATTGGGATACGAAATTTGGTATCCTCGGCGGTATATATCTAACAGACCCTTTCGGTATCTCAGATACCGACTTCCATGCCGAATACGCTTTTATAAACCAATACGCATATACGCACGTAAATCCTGTGAATGTTTACAAACACTTTACCACACCCATTGGGCATCAGATCGGTTCTGATGCTGATAATCTATGGATGGAGCTGCGTCGCCGGTGGACAGATAGGCTTGAGACGATTTTCGGTTACGAATTAGAACGCCACGGGTCGGGTAATATTGACAAACAGCATCCCGCTGATGCACCGGAAGATGATATTTGGACGCCGTTATCCGGTATCACAGAAAGTGAGCATCGTCTCTCAGTCGGAGCTAATTGGGTTGTTATCGGACATTATTCGCTCTATGCAGAGTGGGCACGCGTCTGGAGACAAAACGTGGGAAATCGTCCAGATGTCCGCGAAAATGCGAATGAAATTGAAGCCAAATTCCTCTACCGATTTCCGTAG
- a CDS encoding DUF983 domain-containing protein, producing the protein MASLLIWSTLRISLSGTILKSSSELSKSFGITTPTNPMRVTLKDLGRILRRSFQLKCPRCSKGALFQTYFRMFTHCAVCDLKFERESGYFIGAMYINYGATVLTAFPSYFLLEMFTPIPFYLNLSVWALFSAIFPVFFYRYSKSLWLNFDYVFSS; encoded by the coding sequence ATGGCATCTCTGTTGATTTGGAGTACATTGAGAATCTCTCTTTCTGGAACGATTTTAAAATCCTCCTCCGAACTTTCAAAGTCTTTTGGGATAACAACACCTACTAATCCAATGAGAGTAACGCTCAAGGATCTCGGTAGAATTCTGCGACGTAGTTTTCAACTAAAATGTCCACGGTGCAGTAAAGGCGCGCTGTTTCAAACGTACTTCAGGATGTTTACTCACTGTGCAGTATGTGATTTGAAGTTTGAGCGAGAATCCGGTTACTTTATCGGCGCTATGTACATTAACTACGGCGCGACGGTCCTCACCGCTTTTCCGAGTTATTTCCTCCTTGAGATGTTTACGCCTATTCCTTTCTACCTCAATTTAAGTGTGTGGGCACTGTTTTCCGCTATCTTCCCCGTTTTTTTCTACCGTTATTCAAAAAGTTTATGGTTGAACTTTGACTACGTTTTTTCATCTTAG
- a CDS encoding sulfatase-like hydrolase/transferase produces MEKTTKRQTFSEPFTRRDFLSTSLKASAAAFTTGLFPKHHASAQGQYNVIFIIVDDLRPLLGCYGHPEIHTPNIDALAQRGTLFNRAYCQYSLCSPSRTSMITGLRPETTNILDNRTDFRKNVPEAVTLPQHFKERGYHTQSVGRVAHLPRLQDEEHSWSVPSWRPVWFPIDITATPSWQALDVDDDELSDGKTAKRAIQVLEEVKDQQFFLTLGFYKPHLPLNAPRKYFELYDTQDFNLPVSSVPPKDAPDRVRINWNAIRLYQDLPSGTTPLSDEKTLELIRAYAASTSYVDAQIGRVFAQLDRLGLTEKTVIVFCGDHGHHLGEHGIWGKQTLFEVSVRSPLIVSVPQQQRSQTEAFAELVDIYPTLCDACQLPTPSQLDGISLMPIVEQPDRPWKTAVFSQFGGTAYGGISIRTERYRYTEWGENRRLGVELYDYEIDPDETVNIAGQPENTELVAHLSERLHAGWRAALPEAHQPVPVPRTLPWDINNDGIVDIRDLVLISSSFGVETPAHPKVDVNKDGKVNILDLLLVAAHLGESIDPAAPSTHVSTEHFDLVEQWLTEARLANDGSLPFQQGIAALERLINTATPKETVLLANYPNPFNPETWIPYDLAEGSEVEIEIYNVKGECVRRLSLGFQGAGSYRSRSRAAHWDGRNAVGEAVASGVYFYVFHAGKVKATRQMVILK; encoded by the coding sequence ATGGAAAAGACAACAAAACGACAGACGTTCTCAGAACCGTTTACCCGACGGGACTTTCTTTCAACGAGTTTGAAAGCGAGTGCCGCCGCCTTTACGACAGGACTTTTCCCCAAGCACCACGCCAGTGCTCAGGGACAATACAATGTGATATTTATTATTGTTGATGACTTGCGTCCTTTGCTTGGATGTTATGGTCATCCAGAAATACACACGCCCAACATTGATGCGTTAGCCCAGCGTGGAACGCTTTTCAACCGTGCCTATTGTCAATATTCACTTTGTAGTCCATCTCGGACTTCGATGATAACGGGATTGCGTCCCGAAACGACGAATATCTTAGATAATAGAACAGATTTTCGCAAAAACGTGCCTGAAGCGGTGACACTCCCTCAACATTTTAAAGAAAGGGGGTACCATACCCAATCTGTAGGAAGGGTTGCCCACCTCCCGCGACTGCAGGATGAGGAACATTCGTGGAGTGTTCCGTCATGGAGACCAGTTTGGTTTCCGATTGATATAACAGCTACCCCATCATGGCAGGCACTTGATGTTGATGACGATGAACTGTCGGATGGAAAAACCGCAAAACGGGCAATTCAGGTATTGGAAGAAGTTAAAGACCAACAATTCTTTCTGACGCTTGGATTTTACAAACCGCATTTACCACTTAATGCGCCACGGAAGTATTTTGAGTTGTACGATACCCAAGACTTTAACTTACCTGTATCTTCTGTGCCACCTAAAGATGCACCTGATAGAGTGCGTATCAATTGGAATGCGATTAGACTCTATCAAGATCTCCCTTCTGGAACAACGCCACTTTCTGATGAGAAAACCTTGGAGTTAATTCGAGCATACGCCGCATCCACAAGTTATGTAGATGCTCAGATTGGACGGGTGTTCGCTCAATTAGATAGACTCGGACTTACTGAAAAAACTGTGATAGTTTTCTGTGGTGACCATGGGCATCACCTTGGTGAACACGGAATATGGGGAAAGCAAACCCTTTTTGAAGTTTCCGTCAGATCTCCTTTGATTGTCAGCGTCCCACAGCAACAGAGATCACAAACCGAGGCTTTTGCTGAACTCGTTGATATTTACCCGACGCTCTGTGATGCATGTCAACTTCCAACACCATCCCAGTTAGACGGCATAAGTCTGATGCCGATCGTTGAGCAGCCGGATCGCCCATGGAAGACTGCCGTTTTTAGCCAATTCGGTGGGACTGCCTATGGTGGTATCTCTATCCGAACGGAACGGTATCGGTACACCGAGTGGGGAGAAAACAGGCGTCTTGGTGTGGAACTCTACGATTATGAGATTGATCCAGATGAGACCGTCAATATTGCGGGTCAGCCCGAAAACACGGAACTCGTCGCACATCTCAGTGAACGGCTGCACGCCGGATGGCGGGCGGCTTTACCAGAGGCGCATCAGCCCGTTCCTGTTCCGCGCACATTACCGTGGGATATAAATAACGATGGGATTGTTGATATCCGGGATCTCGTTCTAATTTCAAGCAGTTTTGGTGTGGAAACGCCAGCGCATCCAAAAGTCGATGTGAACAAGGATGGTAAAGTTAACATTCTTGATTTGCTGTTAGTTGCTGCGCATTTGGGTGAATCCATCGATCCTGCTGCTCCATCGACACACGTTAGCACGGAGCATTTTGACTTAGTGGAACAATGGTTAACTGAGGCACGTCTCGCGAATGATGGTTCTCTTCCTTTTCAACAGGGTATTGCTGCCTTAGAACGTCTAATAAATACGGCAACCCCCAAGGAAACGGTCCTTCTGGCGAACTATCCGAATCCCTTTAATCCTGAGACGTGGATCCCTTACGATTTGGCTGAAGGTTCGGAGGTTGAGATTGAGATCTATAACGTGAAGGGTGAATGTGTCCGTCGGTTATCGCTGGGTTTTCAAGGTGCTGGGAGTTATCGGTCTCGGTCTCGTGCGGCGCATTGGGATGGTCGGAATGCCGTGGGTGAAGCTGTAGCAAGCGGAGTCTATTTTTATGTGTTTCATGCGGGAAAAGTGAAAGCCACGCGTCAAATGGTGATTTTAAAATGA
- a CDS encoding glycosyltransferase family 1 protein, with protein MRIRVLGIRGLPATYSGLETIMSELAPRWVEAGHEVIVYCRKALFKERPAEWRGIKLVYLPSIEHKMFSTLSHSFLATIHASVAASDVILTWNAGNGPFGWFFRIAGKTAVINVDGMEWLRPKWKGLGALYFKWAAKMATAAFPIVITDASEMKRLYLEELGAETTYIAYGANIEPSEHPEILETYGLEPRNYYLIASRLVPDNNADLILEAFVASKSQKQLAIAGGADYKGNKIENEFLSKLKSIANENVKFLGHIDSSEHIKELHHHCFAYIHGHQFGGINPSILKALGFSNCILALNTPFNDEVLEGGRYGVLFDKNLASLTEKIQMLEQHPEQVENFRQRAPEQIRKRFNWENIAQQYLDVFEELQRN; from the coding sequence ATGAGGATTCGGGTGTTGGGCATACGCGGGCTCCCCGCTACCTACAGTGGACTTGAGACTATCATGAGTGAACTTGCCCCCCGCTGGGTAGAAGCCGGTCATGAAGTTATCGTCTACTGCCGGAAAGCACTTTTCAAGGAGAGACCTGCAGAATGGAGGGGCATCAAGCTCGTTTATTTGCCAAGCATAGAGCACAAAATGTTCAGTACCCTGAGCCACAGTTTTCTCGCAACGATACACGCTTCGGTTGCCGCATCTGATGTCATTTTGACATGGAACGCCGGCAATGGTCCGTTCGGATGGTTCTTCCGTATCGCAGGTAAAACCGCTGTTATCAACGTTGATGGAATGGAATGGCTCCGTCCAAAATGGAAAGGGCTTGGGGCTCTTTACTTCAAGTGGGCGGCGAAGATGGCGACGGCAGCGTTTCCAATTGTTATTACTGATGCTTCTGAAATGAAGCGGCTCTATCTTGAGGAATTAGGGGCAGAGACGACTTATATCGCTTATGGCGCAAACATTGAGCCGTCGGAACATCCAGAAATTCTGGAGACCTATGGGCTTGAACCCCGGAATTATTATCTGATTGCCAGTCGGCTCGTCCCGGATAACAATGCCGACCTCATTTTAGAGGCATTCGTTGCTTCAAAAAGCCAAAAGCAACTCGCTATAGCGGGGGGAGCTGATTATAAAGGCAACAAAATCGAGAACGAATTTCTATCGAAATTAAAAAGCATTGCTAACGAGAACGTCAAGTTTCTCGGACATATTGACAGTTCTGAACATATTAAAGAACTTCACCATCACTGCTTTGCCTACATCCATGGACACCAGTTCGGCGGCATTAATCCTTCTATTCTAAAGGCGTTAGGGTTTTCCAACTGTATTCTCGCACTCAATACGCCTTTCAATGATGAAGTGCTCGAAGGTGGGCGTTATGGGGTGCTCTTTGATAAAAACCTCGCGTCGCTCACGGAAAAAATTCAGATGTTGGAACAACATCCCGAACAGGTTGAAAATTTCCGACAGCGCGCACCCGAACAGATCCGAAAGCGATTTAATTGGGAAAACATAGCACAGCAATATCTTGATGTTTTTGAAGAACTCCAGAGGAATTAA
- a CDS encoding sulfotransferase, with amino-acid sequence MRKTVACNIDAGGYKREPSTDQLPHLTPCGQLKMKNAGDYHYLIIGGTTKAATTSLFTYLADHPAISAATYKETRFFLSSDYPLPSKYRYKGDVEEYNFLFFDADETQLRMESTPDYLYCQKARERIATSLPYAKLAFSLREPISRLISWYRFARQIGKLPQTLSFDAYVESLFSEACQDCGTSKVANRYEAEEEQHLQTLQQGCYTIYLECYFNQFGPERIHTLFYEELTAQPIDTMEKLCDFAGIDAGFYANYAFKVTNRTQQMRNSGLHRKYRDFRFRLRQWTHNKPVIHNPLRSIRRTIEPLYLRLNTRTDEKTQMSEETRHRLIDYYMPDVQALGELIGKPIPWKVFEKSS; translated from the coding sequence ATGAGGAAGACAGTAGCCTGCAACATCGACGCAGGCGGATATAAGAGAGAACCTTCAACAGACCAATTACCTCATCTAACGCCTTGCGGACAATTAAAAATGAAAAATGCTGGGGATTACCACTATCTCATCATAGGCGGTACGACAAAGGCGGCGACAACGTCTTTGTTCACTTACTTGGCGGATCATCCCGCTATTTCGGCCGCTACTTACAAGGAAACCCGATTTTTTCTCAGCAGCGACTATCCGCTCCCCTCAAAATACAGATATAAAGGTGACGTCGAAGAATACAATTTTTTATTTTTTGATGCTGATGAAACACAACTTCGGATGGAATCGACGCCCGACTACCTGTATTGTCAGAAAGCCCGTGAGAGGATTGCTACATCGCTACCTTATGCAAAATTAGCCTTTAGTCTCCGCGAACCGATTTCAAGGTTAATCTCTTGGTATCGATTTGCGCGGCAAATTGGCAAATTACCACAGACGTTAAGTTTCGATGCCTACGTTGAATCGCTTTTCTCGGAAGCATGCCAGGATTGTGGGACTTCCAAAGTTGCTAACCGCTATGAAGCAGAGGAAGAACAGCATTTGCAAACACTCCAGCAGGGGTGTTATACTATCTATCTGGAGTGTTATTTTAACCAATTCGGTCCGGAGCGTATCCATACCCTCTTTTATGAGGAACTTACGGCACAACCCATAGATACTATGGAAAAGTTGTGCGACTTTGCTGGTATTGATGCCGGTTTTTATGCCAATTATGCCTTCAAAGTAACGAATCGCACGCAGCAGATGCGAAATTCTGGATTGCATCGAAAGTATAGAGACTTCCGGTTTCGATTGCGACAGTGGACACATAACAAGCCAGTCATTCATAATCCACTGCGGTCAATCAGACGCACAATTGAACCGCTCTATCTCCGATTGAACACACGGACAGATGAGAAAACTCAAATGTCAGAAGAAACGAGACACCGTTTAATCGATTATTACATGCCGGATGTTCAAGCTCTCGGCGAATTGATTGGGAAACCGATACCATGGAAAGTTTTCGAAAAATCCAGTTGA